A part of Papilio machaon chromosome 11, ilPapMach1.1, whole genome shotgun sequence genomic DNA contains:
- the LOC123721388 gene encoding virescein-like: MKVSAFLFMFLAVLALFVGSSTAAPKLNVGAIKKGGKVIRKGFGVLSAAGTAHEVYNHVKNRRN; this comes from the exons ATGAAGGTGTCAGCTTTCTTGTTTATGTTCCTTGCTGTACTCGCGCTCTTCGTGGGAAGTAGTACTGCAGCGCCTAAACTTAACGTTGGCGCTATTAAGAAAGGCGGAAAAGTTATC AGGAAAGGCTTTGGCGTGCTTTCCGCTGCGGGTACGGCTCACGAGGTCTACAACCACGTCAAAAACAGACGAAACTAg
- the LOC106713523 gene encoding uncharacterized protein LOC106713523 gives MSSTSSQLNNQIKICVLKSNLEEIGNELIIQNSTIPALDDENECKYRETMGVVQVLRAITIEIELQKEESSKLSAKRRQLQLNCEEMTKSINKVLETRNEHENQLQQVENDIEQKIRSYEALLHEKADRFRKMHNVYDEVEMKKQLEMVNDNLIKITTEEAKQQNVVKELEKELSSIVPDLPDNILAILRKPELENKLKTLTDECNLKRDTLDRLQKKQKYGFEFNIY, from the exons atgtcatcAACATCATCGCAGCTAAATAATCAAATCAAGATTTGTGTACTCAAGTCTAATTTGGAAGAAATAGGAAATGAGTTGATTATACAA AATTCGACAATACCAGCACTAGATGACGAGAACGAGTGTAAATATCGTGAAACTATGGGGGTGGTTCAAGTACTACGTGCCATTACCATTGAAATAGAGcttcaaaaagaagaaagTT CGAAATTATCTGCAAAGCGAAGGCAACTTCAGCTTAACTGCGAAGAGATGACCAAGTCAATCAATAAGGTGCTCGAAACGCGTAACGAACACGAAAATCAGTTACAACAAGTCGAAAACGATATAGAGCAGAAAAT ccGTTCATATGAAGCATTGTTACATGAAAAGGCAGATCGTTTTCGAAAAATGCACAACGTTTAT gatGAAGTAGAAATGAAGAAACAGTTAGAGATGGTTAAcgacaatttaataaaaattactacagAAGAAGCAAAGCAGCAGAATGTAGTTAAAGAGTTAGAGAAAGAATTGAGCTCAATAGTACCGGACTTGCCCGATAACATTTTGGCTATATT gCGTAAACCGGAattggaaaataaattgaaaacactgACTGATGAATGTAATCTAAAACGAGATACACTTGATCGCCTTCAGAAGAAACAGAAATACGGCTTcgagtttaatatttactaa
- the LOC106713638 gene encoding asparagine synthetase [glutamine-hydrolyzing], whose amino-acid sequence MCGIWGTFGMDGGLTPTCIKCFAAIVHRGPDAWRLEQDSREPQAVLGFQRLAIVDGLHGMQPMRLHCFPRLTLICNGEIYNCKRLRDQYNFPYETNCDVEAIIHTYKKFGIADTVNKLDGVFSFCLIDGEARKVYIARDPYGVRPLFKLHDNEKGLMAICSEAKGLMGLKQKASESSSLGQFPPGHFEVWSLLDDGKVKLDYNERYFTPGTPPRFVPYVSTEELAKLNSLYEKTAFLLEAACRKRLMSDRRIGCLLSGGLDSSLITALVVKLAKEHKLPYKIQTFAIGMGDSPDLVAARTVADYLGTEHHEVRFDENDVRQSLDNVIYHLETFDITTIRASLPMYILSKYIKENTDTTVVFSGEGADEVAQGYIYFRDAPTPVAAHEESIRLLSDIYLYDGLRADRTTSAFSLELRVPFLDIQFTHHYLNIEPKLRQPQNGVEKHLLRSSFAKSGLLPDSILWRHKEAFSDGVASVKKSLFTTISEIITERLPEDDQQFKGLQPTSTESKYYRYVFEKSFSGQHNFTPYYWMPKWVQVSDPSARFIKHYAAT is encoded by the coding sequence ATGTGCGGCATATGGGGAACTTTTGGCATGGATGGCGGCTTAACTCCAACGTGCATAAAGTGTTTTGCCGCCATCGTACATCGAGGGCCGGACGCTTGGCGCCTCGAGCAGGATTCCCGCGAGCCACAGGCGGTGCTTGGATTTCAACGCCTTGCCATCGTAGACGGTTTACATGGTATGCAGCCGATGCGACTGCATTGTTTTCCTCGCCTCACTTTGATTTGCAACGGCGAAATCTACAACTGTAAACGTCTCCGAGATCAATATAATTTCCCGTATGAAACTAACTGCGACGTCGAAGCTATTATTCATACGTACAAAAAGTTCGGAATCGCCGACACTGTTAATAAATTGGACGGTGTATTCTCGTTTTGTCTGATTGACGGTGAAGCGCGTAAGGTTTATATAGCACGAGATCCTTACGGTGTTCGGCCACTTTTCAAATTACATGACAATGAAAAGGGATTGATGGCAATATGTTCGGAAGCTAAAGGATTAATGGGTTTGAAACAGAAAGCTAGTGAAAGTTCAAGCCTTGGTCAGTTTCCGCCCGGACATTTCGAGGTGTGGAGTTTATTAGACGATGGCAAAGTTAAACTGGACTACAACGAAAGATATTTCACTCCGGGAACACCTCCCCGTTTTGTACCTTATGTATCAACAGAGGAATTAGCAAAATTGAATAGTCTGTATGAAAAGACCGCGTTTTTGTTGGAAGCCGCTTGTAGGAAAAGGCTTATGTCGGATCGAAGAATCGGATGTTTGCTTAGCGGTGGTTTAGATTCGTCGTTAATTACAGCTTTAGTTGTAAAACTTGCTAAGGAACATAAATTGccatacaaaatacaaacatttgcGATCGGTATGGGTGATTCTCCCGACCTTGTCGCAGCACGCACGGTAGCAGATTACCTCGGTACGGAACATCATGAGGTTAGGTTCGATGAGAACGATGTAAGACAGTCACTAGATAACGTTATTTATCATTTGGAAACCTTTGACATCACAACAATACGTGCTAGCCTCCCTATGTACATATTGTCTAAGTACATCAAGGAGAACACGGATACGACGGTAGTGTTCAGTGGCGAAGGTGCGGATGAGGTAGCTCAGGGATATATTTACTTCAGGGACGCGCCAACGCCAGTGGCCGCTCACGAGGAAAGCATTCGCTTACTATCCGATATCTACTTATACGATGGCCTAAGGGCGGACAGAACGACTAGCGCGTTTAGTTTAGAACTTCGTGTGCCATTCTTAGACATTCAGTTCACGCACCACTACCTCAACATCGAACCGAAACTTCGACAACCACAGAATGGAGTTGAGAAACATCTTTTGCGCAGTAGCTTCGCTAAAAGTGGTCTATTACCTGACTCTATTTTATGGCGACACAAAGAAGCTTTTAGCGACGGTGTGGCATCAGTAAAGAAGTCTTTGTTTACTACCATATCTGAAATTATTACGGAGAGACTACCCGAAGACGATCAACAATTTAAGGGACTTCAACCAACGAGCACTGAATCCAAATACTATCGCTATGTATTTGAGAAATCATTTTCAGGTCAACATAACTTTACGCCCTACTATTGGATGCCCAAATGGGTGCAAGTTTCGGATCCGTCGGCAAggtttattaaacattacgctgctacataa
- the LOC106713859 gene encoding protein farnesyltransferase/geranylgeranyltransferase type-1 subunit alpha encodes MSDSGDSDITWTFYKDRPEWSDVTPVPENDGPKPVVVIAHSEKFEDVYDYFRAILQTNEKSERALHLTKDAVDLNPANYTVWQYRRDLLQALGTDLRSELDYVEAVIKQSPKNYQVWHHRRVLVEWLQDSDLELELTRDALLQDPKNYHAWQHRQWVIKTFGLFEKEMEFVDNLITEDVRNNSAWNQRYFVMNNHLGWSDMNVQKEIRYTLEKINFVKNNESAWNYLRGVLLHDAKGLSGNTEVTSFCEELYSNKCRSPYLLAFLIDICDEAIKKGEINSLYNAEKALNLCQALATKYDKIRSKYWNFIAEKFRKYQSN; translated from the exons ATGTCTGACAGTGGTGATAGTGATATTACTTGGACCTTTTACAAGGACCGCCCGGAATGGAGCGATGTTACGCCAGTACCAGAAAACGATGGTCCCAAACCTGTGGTTGTAATAGCACATTCTGAGAAAT TTGAAGATGTGTATGACTATTTCCGAGCTATTTTGCAAACAAATGAAAAGTCTGAACGGGCTCTACATTTGACGAAAGATGCGGTGGACTTAAACCCAGCAAATTATACTGTCTGGCAATACAG aAGGGATTTGCTTCAAGCATTAGGTACTGACTTAAGATCTGAACTAGATTATGTTGAAGCAGTTATAAAACAATCGCCtaaaaattatcaa GTATGGCATCACAGGCGTGTATTGGTAGAATGGCTGCAAGATTCAGATTTGGAGTTGGAATTGACTCGTGATGCCTTATTACAAGATCCTAAAAATTATCATGCATGGCAACACCGACAATGGGTAATCAAGACATTTGG GTTATTTGAGAAAGAAATGGAGTTTGTCGACAACCTTATTACTGAAGATGTCCGCAACAATTCAGCATGGAATCAACGCTACTTTGTTATGAATAACCATCTCGGCTGGTCAGATATGAATGTGCAGAAAGAAATACGTTATACATTAgaaaagattaattttgtgaaaaacaATGAAAGTGCATGGAATTATTTACGAGGTGTTTTATTGCACGACGCAAAAGGATTAAGTGGTAATACTGAAGTTACATCGTTTTGTGAAGAATTGTACTCTAACAAATGTCGTTCACCGTACTTACTGGCATTTTTGATAGATATATGTGATGaagcaattaaaaaaggaGAAATAAATTCTTTGTATAATGCTGAAAAAGCTTTAAATCTTTGTCAAGCATTAGCAACTAAGTACGACAAAATCAGAAGCAAGTATTGGAATTTTATAGCAGAAAAGTTTCGAAAATATcaatctaattaa